The Alistipes megaguti sequence CATCGCGTTGGATGGCGCGGATGCGTCCCTCGCGCGAGGCCCAGACCTTCGGGGCGATGTAATAGAACGTACGGAGCCCCTGCTGCCGGGCCCAGCGGGCGATCTTCAGGTTGAAGCCCGGGTAGTCGATCAGGATCACCACGTCGGGGGCGAATGCGGCGATCTGCTCCCGGCATTGGCGCATCTGGCGGCGGATCGTGCCGAGGTTCTTCAGTACCTGGACCACTCCGAAGAACGACGTTTCGCGGTAGTTCATCTGGAGGTTTTCGCGGCCGCCGGCCTCGGCCATGAGGTCGCCGCCCCAGAAGCGGAACTCGGCCTCGGGGTCGGCTTTTCGCAGGCCGCGGATCAGGTTGGCGCCGTGCAGGTCGCCCGAAGGCTCGCCGGCGATGAGGTAGTATTTCATGTGCAAGCTTGTTTGCGGTCCGATGCGGGGAACGGGTTCGGTGGATTCGTGCCTTGTGGCGGGGATGGCCGGCCGTCACCCGGGTGTCGGAGTGTTATTTCTCCAGCAGGTCGGGGCGCAGCCGCCGGGTGCGTTCGTAGGCCTGCTCGTCCTGCCACTTTTCGATCTCGGCGAAGTTGCCCGACAGCAGCACGTCCGGAACCCGCCAGCCGCGGAACTCCGCCGGACGGGTGTAGATGGGCGGTGCCAGCAGGTTGTCCTGGAACGAATCGGTCAGGGCCGAGGCCTCGTCGCCGATCGCCCCCGGGATGAGCCGCACCACCGAATCGGCGATGATGCAGGCGGCCAGTTCGCCCCCTGTCAGGACGTAGTCGCCGATCGAGATCTCGCGCGTGACGAGGTGTTCGCGGATGCGGTGGTCGATCCCCTTGTAGTGGCCGCAGAGGATGATGATGTTCTCGAGCATCGAGAGGCGGTTGGCCTCGTGCTGGTCGTAGCGCACGCCGTCGGGCGAGGTGTAGATGATCTCGTCGTAGGTGCGCTCGCTCTGGAGCTTCTCGACCAGTTCGAAGACCGGTTCGCACTTCATGACCATGCCGGCCTCGCCGCCGAAGGGGTAGTCGTCGGTGGTTTTGCGGCGGTCGTGTGCGTAGTCGTGGAGGTTGTGTACGACGATCTCCACGAGCCCCTTCTCCTGCGCGCGCCGCAGGATCGACTCGTTCAGGGGCGAGGTCATCAGATCGGGTACCGAGGATATGATGTCAATGCGCATGGCGGAAGATGATGTCTTTGGTCGATTCGGGGGTAAGCGGAATTTCGCCTCCGTGGTCGAGGGTGAAGCCCCGATATCCCAGCGCGGTGAAGAGGCGGATGATCTCGGGACGGTTCCCGCCGCCGGTCTCGATGAGCACCGTGGGGCGGAAGCGCTCCAGCAGGGACCGCATCTCGCGCATGACCGTCAGTTCGTAGCCCTCGATGTCGCACTTGATGAAGTCCAGCCTCTCGAGCCGGGCGAAGAGCTCGCTGCCGCGGCGCATGCGGGCCGTGAACTCTACGTCGGTCCGCTCGCCGGAGTCGTTGACGAAGTTCTGCCCGGTACCGAGGTATCCGTTTTTGCGGGCCGAGTCGTTTCCCATGGCCACGTCGCGGTTTTCGGCGCCGAGGGCGTAGGGGAGGATCTCGACGTTGGAGCAGCGGCGCAGGTTGCGGCTCAGGACCTTGCGGATCGGCGCGACGGGCTCCACGGCCAGCACCCGGCCCGAGGGGCCGGCCAGGCGGGAGATCGTGCGAGCGTAGTAGCCGAGGTTGGCGCCGATGTCGATGCAGGTGTCGCCCTCGTGGACCAGCTGCGGCAGGTGATAGACATACTCCGTGGCGGGGGCGTAGCGGCCGATGCCGAGGCGCTGCCAGAGGAAGAACATCCGGCTTACGACACGGAGGTATCCCTCGAGCGGGAGGGTGTGGTAGAGCAGACGGTGAATCGGTGCCTTCATTGGTTGCGGTAGTTGACCTCCTCGTTGAGGACCTCGACGATGAAGGGGTTGTAGAGCAGTTCGTGGCCGATCGTCGTCTCGGGGCCGTGGCCCGGGTAGACGCGCACCTCCTCGCCCAGCGGGACGATCACGTCGAGGATCGAGCGCATGATCCACGAGTAGTCGCCGCCCGGAAGGTCCGTGCGCCCGATCGACTCGCGGAAGAGCGTGTCGCCCGTGAAGAGCGACTTCGATTCGGGTTCGTAGAAGGCCACGTGGCCGGGCGTATGGCCCGGGGTGCGGAGAATCTGCAGGCGGGTTTGGCCGAAGCGGATCTCCTGCTGTTGTTCGAGGTCGATGTCGGTCGAGGGCATTGCGCCGATCCTGACGCCGAAGACCGAGCCGCTCGTGGCGGCGTTGTCGACCAGGAAGCGGTCCTTCGACGAGAGGGCGAAGGGGATTCCGTAGCGCTGTTTGAGGTGTTCGACGCCGAGCGTATGGTCGAAGTGTCCGTGGGTATTGGCGGCCAGAACGGGTTTCAGACCGTGGCGGGCGATGAAGTCGTCCAGGGCGGCATCCTCGCGCGGCGAGGAGTTCCCGGCGTCGATGACGACGCATTCCGAGGTGTCGTCCCAGAGGAGGTAGGTGTTCTCCTGTATCGGATTGAAGGTCAGACAGGCGATTTTCATAGATGTAATTGACTTTTTCGGGGTCACTGTTCGGGCAAAGATAGCGTTTTTTGCGGGATTTTGCCTATCTTTATTCCTCAAAAGCGCTTCCGGGAGGGGCGGCCGTGAGCGGGGGTGTGAGCCGGATGGGGCGATAGCGGCTGCCGGGGCGAAAATTTTGTTACCTTTGCACTCTGAATTCCGAATCCGAAACGATGGCAAGAAAGAAAGCGAACTATCCCCTGATCGAGGGGCTTGAGATTACGACCCTGGCGGCCGAGGGCAAGGCCATGGGCCGCTGGAACGATGTGGTGGTCTTCGTGCCGATGACCGTGCCGGGCGACGTGGTGGACGTGCAGATCCGCCTCAAGCGACGCCGCTTCATGGAGGGCTACGTGGTGAACTACGTGAAACGCTCGCCGCTGCGCGAGGAGCCCTTCTGCGAACACTTTGGCGTCTGCGGCGGCTGCAAGTGGCAGAACCTCCCCTACGAGGAGCAGCTGCGCTTCAAGACGGCGCAGGTGCGCGACCAGCTGACGCGCATCGGCAAACTCACGCTGCCGGAGATCGCCCCCTGCCTGGGATCGGCCGAGACGCGCTTCTACCGCAACAAGCTCGAATTCACCTTTGCCGACCGCGGCTGGCTCACGCGCGAGCAGATCGCCTCGGGCGAGGAACTCGAAGCATCGCCGGCCGTGGGGTTCCACATTCCGGGGATGTTCGACAAGGTGCTCGACATCCGCCGGTGCTGGCTGCAGCCCGACCCCTCGAACGGGATCCGCCTCGAGACCAAACGCTTCTGCCTTGAACACGGCTATACGTTCCATAACGCCCGCGAACATACGGGGTTCATGCGCAACATGATCATCCGCACGGCCTCGACGGGCGAGGTGATGGTGATTGTGGTCTTCGGCGAGGAGGACCGCGCACGCCGTGAGGCGCTGCTCGACCACTTGTCGGAGCGCTTCCCGCAGATCACCTCGCTCTTCTACATCGTCAACACGAAGTTGAACGACTCGGTGGGTGATCTGGAGCCGGTCTGCTACCGCGGCAAGGACCACATCATTGAGGAGATGGAGGGGCTGCGCTTCAAGGTGGGTCCGAAGTCCTTCTACCAGACCAATTCGAAGCAGGCCTACGAACTCTACAAGGTGGCCCGCACGTTTGCCGACCTGCACCCCGAAGATACGCTCTACGACCTCTATACCGGAACGGGGACGATCGCCAACTTCTGTGCCGCACGCTGTGCGCGGGTCGTGGGCATCGAGTACGTCCCCGAAGCGATCGCTGACGCGAAGGTCAACTCCGAGCTGAACGGCATCCGCAACACGCGTTTCTATGCCGGCGACATGAAGGCGGTGCTCGACGATGCGTTCGTTGCGGCGAACGGCCATCCGGATGTCATCATCCTCGATCCGCCGCGCGCTGGAGTGGACGAGCCGGTGATTGAGGTGATCCTGCGGGCGGCCCCCGAGCGGATTGTCTACGTGAGCTGCAACCCGGCCACGCAGGCGCGCGACCTGGCGTTGATGAACGAAGCCTACCGCGTTGAGGCGGTGCAGCCCGTCGACATGTTCCCCCACACGCATCATGTGGAGAATGTCGTAAAGCTGGTGCGCCGCTGATCTTGGTGGGCTATTGGCCCTGCCGCACGGCGCTGTATGTCCCGCGTCGCCTGCCCGCCTTGTACTGTACAGTACGTTCCGCGCCGTGCTGTCCGCCCGCGCCCCGCTTTTTCCGGGGCCCGGCAACCGATTGAACAACCTTAAAACTTCAAACCATGATGAATCGCCTTTTGGTTGTATTGTCGCTGCTGCTCGCGGTCGAGGCGGTGGCCAGGCCGCAGGTCCGGGTGAAGAGGGATCCCGCGACGAAAGTCCTGACCTTTTATCTCGAGGGGAAGAGCTCGCCGGGCGTGCTGACCCTCTATTTCGACCTGCGCGAGGTGAACAACTGCAACCAGTTGCCGGGTGTCTACCGATATGAGATTGCGCAGGACGGGGATTCGTTCCTGACGCTCCGCCCCGAGGACAAGACGCGGGACGTGGGGTATAACTATGCCTACCGGACCCTCTCCGGGCGGGTGGATTCGCCCGTGGACACGATGTTCGTCTACCGGATTCCGGCCACGACACAGCGTCCGCTGCAGATCACGCCCGTGCGCGACGGCCGGGACATGGATCGTCCGGAGTCGGAACGCCGGATCATCGGGTATTCGGTCGATCTGGAGGAGGGCGATACGGTCTATGTCGCACGCCGCGGGATCGTTCTGTCGATCCTCTCGCCCGCCGACTCTCCGATCAAGCGTCCGGACGTGAAGACCACGGCGGGGACGGTGCGGCTTTATGTCGAGCATGCGGACGGAAGCCGGGGCTGTTATACCTGCCTCGAAGCAGAGCACCTGCTGGTCGGGGTGGGCGACGAAGTGCTGCCCGGCACGCCGCTCGGTTTGGCCGGGAGCTACGACGGCGAGCACCATTTTACGGCTTTCATGCTTACGCGGCGGGCTTTCGATCCCGGCGACGATCCCCTGCAGGCGCAGCCGCGGACCCGCTACGTAAAGGGGCGCTTTGCTACGGCCGAAGGCGATCTCTTTATCGGCGAGAAGAGGGTCTGCCAGGGGGTGATGAACGACGACCTGCTCCTGCGCGAGCTGTCGAAACGCGAGCTGAAACGCTGGCGCGCCTTACACCGGTAGCCGCACCGCATGGCAGATTCCGCTCCGTGCGATGCAGTATTTTCGCATGTTTCCCGTTTTTCTGTCAGAAAGGCTCTCCGCAGCGACTCCCGGCCCCGGAATCGGGCGCCCCGGAATCGGGAGCGGAGGCCCTGTTGTACATTTAAAATCCGAAGGTGATGAAACGATTGATTTTGTGGGCCGTTGCGGCGCTCGTGGCGCTCCCGGCCGCTGCCCAGACTCAAGAGGCATTCCCGAGTTACGTCCAGGTCTACGGACGGGCCGAAAAGGAGATCACTCCCGACGAATTCTACCTGCAGATCATTATCAACGAACGCGATTCGAAGGGCAAGATCTCGGTCGAGAGCCAGCAGCGCGACATGATTGCGGCGCTGAAGCGGCTGAACGTCGATATCGACAAGCAGCTCAAGGTGGCCAACCTCTCGAGTGAGTTCTTCAAGAAGAAGAGCTCGGTGGCCACGGCCAAATACCAGCTGCAGCTGGGTTCGTCGGCCGAGGTGGCCCGCGTCTGGCAGGCGCTGGACGATCTGGGCATCTCGAACGTCTCGATCCTGAAGGTTTCGCACTCGAAGATCGACCAGCTGAAGGAGGAGGTTCGCGTCGAGGCGATTCGCAATGCGCGGAAGAATGCCGCCACGCTGGCCGAGGCGATCGGGCAGCAGGTCGGACGGTGCTTCTATATCTACGATTCGAACAGCAACGTCGTGCCGGCCGTGTATGACAACATGGTGCTGATGCGCAGCGCCAAGGATGTGGCGACGGCCGAGATGCAGGTCGAGGAGGACCCGCTCGAGTTCAAGACCCTGCGGCTGGAGTACGGCGTGCAGGCGAAGTTCGTGCTCGAGTAGCGGCGCTGTGTCGGCACCCGGCGGGCGGGTGATGACCGGCGGGCGTGCGGCGTTGTTCGGCTGCTGGCGCCTGTGGCTGCAGATCCCGGACGGAAGAGGTTTTCCAAATCAATCTCTTCCGTCCGTTTTTTTGTCTTCGGGGTGCGTTCCGCCCGACGACCGTCCGGCTGTCGGGACGAAGCTGTTGCGGGATTCGGAAATATTTTCTACCTTTGTGATTCACCCCTGTAAAAAAGGAGGCGTTTATGGAAAAGCAGTTCCGTTTCGATTATGAACATTATGCGGCGCTGTCGGAACTCCCCGAAGCGGACCGCCTGTTGGTTGCCGAGGCCGAAGAGGCCACAAAGCGATCCTATGCCCCCTATTCGAAATTCCGCGTCGGGGCGGCTGCGCGGCTGCGCAGCGGGCGGATCCTGCACGGCAGCAACTCCGAGAGCGAGGTCTTCCCTGCCGGACTCTGCGCCGAGCGGACGCTGCTCTTCTATGCCGAGGCCAACCATGCCGACGATCCGATCGAGACGCTGGCCATCGCTTCGGACCCCTCGGAGCGCGAATGCTACCCCTGCGGACAGTGCCGCCAGGTGCTGGTCGACGTCGAGCGGCGCCAGGGCAGCCCGATCCGTGTCATCATGAGCGGCGGCGGCTCGGCATCGGTGGTCGACGAGGCCGCCCGGCTGCTTCCCTTCACCTTTATCCTGTAAGCTGCGGATGTTCCACCCGAACGACATACTCTATGAAGACAACCACCTGCTGGTGGTGAACAAACACGCCGGCGACCTTGTGCAGCCGGACCCCTCGGGCGAGAGTGCTCTGGAGGATCAGATCAAGGCCTTCCTCAAGGAGCGCGACGCCAAACCGGGCGCCGTCTTTCTGGGGGTGGTCCATCGCATCGACCGCCCGGTGAGCGGTGCGGTGCTCTTCGCCAAGACCTCCAAGGCGCTGACGCGGCTGAACGAAATGCTGCGTCAGGGGCGGATCCACAAGATCTACTGGGCGCTGACCGAGGCGACTCCCGTCCCCGAGCAGGGTGAACTGCACCACTACATCCTGCGCGACGGCCGTACGAACCGTTCGCGGGCTCTGGACGCCCCGAAAGGGGAGGCCAAGGAGGCGCGGCTGCGCTACGAGACGCGGGGTCGCGGCCGCAACTACACGCTCGTCGAGGTGGAGCTCCTGACGGGACGTCACCACCAGATCCGGGCCCAGCTCTCGAAGATCGGCTGCCCGATCCGCGGCGACCTGAAGTACGGGGCGCGGCGTTCGCTGCCCGGCGGGGGGATCTCGCTCCACTCGCGGCGGGTGGAGTTCGAACACCCGGTGCGTCACGAACTGATTTCGGTTGTGGCGCCCGTTCCGGCGGGGGACAACCTCTGGGCCGCTTTCGAGAATCTGTAGCGGAGGCCGCACGACGCCTCTGCTGCGCAGGAACGAAATCCCGAACGATATGCGACTGTTGATACAACGTGTGAAATGGGCCTCCGTGACGATCGGCGGCCGGCTCTACTCCCGCATCGGAGCGGGTTTGCTGGTGTTCGTCGGCGTGGGGAACGACGATGGGGAGGAGGATCTCGAATACCTGGCCGGCAAGCTTATACGGCTTCGGATCTTCGACGACGAGGCGGGCGTCATGAACCGCGACGTGGTGCAGACCTCCGGCGAGGTGCTGGTGGTGAGCCAGTTCACGCTGATGGCCTCGACGCGCAAGGGCAACCGCCCGAGCTACATCAAGGCGGCACCCGAAGCCGTTTCGCGGCCGCTTTACGAACGCTTCGCCGTGCGGGTTGGCGAACTGCTGGGACGGCCCGTTGCCACGGGACAGTTCGGTGCCGACATGCAGGTTGAACTGCTCAATGACGGTCCGGTAACCATCTGGATCGACTCCAAAAACAAAGAATAACACGCCTGAACCTTTCCTTATGAAGAAGACGATGCTGCTGCTGAGTGCAGCCTGGGCCTTCGGGACCGTATTCTTCGCATGCGGCGATGACAAGCCGGAATCATCCGGCGAGTGGTTCGATACGCCGACGGTCGAGGTTGAGGGGATGATGGCGCGGGTGAGCTGCACCACGACCCTCGGTGTGGGGATTGTGACGGCGGAGAATGCGGGATTCGTCTGTACGGCGGAGTCCGGGAGCTCGCAGACCGAGCGGGACATCACCGTGACGGGCACGACGCTGACGGGACGGTTGCAGGATCTGCAGCCCGATACCCGCTATACGGTCCGGGCCTTTGCGACGCTGGGCTCCGTACGGATCGAGAGCCCCGCGGCGACGTTCCGCACGGGGACCGTTCCCGCGCCCGAGAGCCAGGATCTTACGACCCGGACGGGATGGGCCGAACTCCCGGCGATGGATCCCGCCTCGGAGGAGCTCTTCTATGCGGCCCACTACTGCGAGGGGCTTCCCGGCGGCCGCAACTATACGGTCTGCTGCGACGTGGAGGGGCGGATCGGAGTATGGTCGGCCTTCCCGCTGCACAAATGCTACCAGGGCAATCAGACGCGGACCAACAAGTGGGCCTATGATCCCGAGGTGCCGCGGTTGATCCAGCCGTCGCTGACCAGCGGCTCCTACCAGCCGCAGCCCGGCTACTCGAAGGGGCATCTGCTGGCTTCGGAGGACCGCACGGTGAACTATGCGGCCAACGTGCAGACCTTCTATGTGACGAACGTGGCGCCACAGTGGCAGAACAGTTTCAACAGCGGCGTATGGTCGTCGCTCGAGGGCGATTGCTGGAACAACATCTGCGCAGATACGCTCTACGTCGTTTCGGGCGTGTGGGGCGTGCACGAGACGGCGACGGTTACCGACAAGGCCGGAAATCCGTGTCGGGTTCCGAGCCACTTCTTCCGGGTGCTGCTGCGTTCGAAGGATGGCGATACGGGGCGGAAGGTGCAGGAGATGTCGGCCGAAGAGCTCCAATGTGTGGGTTTCTGGTTCGAGAACAGGGCCTATCCGAGCGGCAAGCCTTCGGCCAACATGGTGTCGGTGGCCGAGATCGAGCGGCTGACCGGCATGCGCTTTTTCGTAAACGTCCCCAATGCCCCGAAGGAGACGTTCGATGCCTCGGCGTGGAGTTTTCGATGACAAACCATTTAACGACAGAAAAATAACTCATGTGGATCGGGGATGTTGTAAGATGCCCCGGCAAGAATGATCCGTTAAGTTTATGAAACGCATTTTTACCCTTTTGATGGGCGGTCTGGTGCTCTTTTCGACCGCCTGTGACTCCGACAAGGAGAGTGGTGTGACGGGCAGCGAATGGTTCCTGACCCCCGAGAGTACGGTGAACGGCACGACCGTTGAGGTACGTTGCGAGACGAAATTCGGCGCCGGCGTGCTGACCGGAGCGAATTCGGGCTTCACCTATGCTGCGGTGACATCGGCCGGCGTCGGCTCCTTCGAGTCGACGGCTACGGCCACCGCTTCGGGCAGCACGATCGCCGCCACGCTGAGCAACCTGCAGCCCGAGACGCTCTATGTGGTCTATGCCTATGCCGATTTCGGCGGGGCCCGCATGCAGAGCACCGGCACGACCTTTACGACGGGAACCGTCACCGATCTTCCGGACCCGGATCCCGACAGCCCGGCCTTCGGCACGCCCGAGGCCACGAACGTTACGGCTTCGGGTGCGACGCTCAGCTGCGGTTTCACGTTCGAGGCCCCGACGTCGGAGTATACGCTTCGCTTCGAGTATCGACCCGCCTCGGGCGGCAGCTACGTGGAGAAGCCTGTGACGGCGGGTACGGGCGTCAAGAGCGTGACGCTGAGCGGACTGGCGGCTTCGACCGCGTATGAATTCCGCCTCTGCGCCGAGTGGCAGGGCGAGAGCTACGTGAGCGGGACGGGCCGCTTCACGACCGCGGCATCCGAGGGCGGCGGGGATCCGACGGGCGGCCTGACCGCCTATTCGGGCTGGGCGGAGCTCCCGATCGAAAAGGGCGACCCCAATCTCTATTACGCCCACCATATCTGCCCCGACTTCTGGGTCGGCGGCCACCTGGCCCGCAACTATACGGTCTGCTACAGCGCCGAGCACCACTGCCCGGTGTGGGTGGCCGCGCCGCGGCACGCCTGCTATGAGGTAAAAGGTACGAATCGGACGGATGCCTACGGCAAGGATCCCGATATTCGCTCCGATATTCAGTACAACAGCGATGCAACGGGTGGCGGCTGCAACAAGGGGCACATGCTCGGTTCGGCCGAGCGGTTGGTGACGAGGGCCGTCAACCGCCAGGTCTTCTACTATACGAACATCGCCCCGCAGTACTCCAGCAACTTCAATAACGGAGGCGGAGCCTGGAACAAACTGGAGGATTGGGTGGACAGCCAGGTCTGCGCCGATACGACCTACGTGGTGATCGGCACCTATTTCGAGACCTTTACCGATGCCTATGGCAAGAGCTGCTCGCCGGCGACGATTTCGTATGGCGGCCGCAACGACGTGACGCGTCCCTCGATGTTCTACTACCTGTTCCTGCGGAGCAAGAACGGTAAAACCGAGAAGTCGGTATATGATCTTCCGGCCAGCGATCTGAAGTGTGCGGCATTCGTGCTGCGTCACAACATCGAGAAGGGCCACACTCCGCGGAAAGAGGATATGAGGAGTGTTGCGGAGATCGAGCGGTTGACGGGCTTCACCTTCTTCGCCAATGTCCCGAACGCCCCGAAGGACACCTACAACCCTTCGGACTGGGGGCTTTAACCGCGCGGGGCGCAGCAGGCGATGATCTATCCGTGGGGTGACAGCCGGCGGTTCAACTCCTATGCGGGGTACTTCCGCCGGCGGTTCGGCGGCCGGGTGCAGAAGCTCTCGGTCGATGCGGGCTTCACCTGTCCGAACCGCGACGGAACGCTGGGCCGCGGCGGGTGTACGTTCTGCATCAACGGCGCCTTCACGCCGTCGTACTGCTCGCCGTCGAAGAGCATCACGCAGCAGATCGACGAGGGAATCGAGTTTCACCGCAACCGCTACCGCACGGCACAGCGCTACCTGGTCTATTTCCAGTCCTACTCGAACACCTACGCGCCGTTGGAGCGCCTGCAGGAGCTTTACGGCGAGGCGCTGCGCCATCCGGATGTGGCGGGGCTGGTGATCGGCACGCGTCCGGACTGCATCGACGAGCGGACGCTCGACTATCTGGCCCGCGTGGCCCGCGACCGCTACGTGGCCGTCGAGTACGGCATCGAGTCGACCTTCGATACGACGCTGCGGGCCGTGAACCGCGGCCACGACTTTGCCGCCGCCCGGCGGGCCGTGCGGATGACCGCCGAGCGGGGCCTCAGCGTCGGAGGGCACTTCATTCTGGGGCTCCCGGGCGAGACCGACGCGATGCTTCTCGAACAGACGGCACGGATCAACGCCCTGCCGCTCACGACCGTGAAGTTTCACCAGCTGCAGGTTTTCCGCGGCACGGCCATGGCCGCCGAGTACGACGCCCACCCCGAACGCTTCCGCTTCTGGACGCTCGACGAGTACCTCGATCTCTTCGTGGAGATCCTCCGCCGCCTGCGCCCCGATCTGGTTGTCGAACGCTTCGCTTCGGAGGCCCCGCCGCGCTACCACTACGGCCGCAACTGGGGCCTGGTGCGCAACGAACAACTTCTCTCGATGTTGGAGCGAAGATTGGAGGAACGGGATGTTTGGCAAGGCGAAATTTTTACTACCTTTGTGGAGGATAAAGAAAACAATCCCCAATAGGAGCGTCCGAAGGCGGCGGAATCCGGATCTCCGGGATCGACCGTACGGGGCCTGTTGCCGAATAATCAATCGCCCATGAAACCTAGAATTACACTGGAACTGGTGCTGAGGACCGTCAAGGAGTATTTCCTGATGTTTTTCGGCATGATGTTGTATTCGTTCGGCTGGATCGGCTGCATCCTTCCGGCCAACGGTGTCGGCGGTGGTGCCGCGGGACTTTCGCTGGTGCTGTGCACGGCGCTCGAGAACATCGGCTTCCACATCCAGATCGGTACGATGGTCTTCCTGATCAACGCCGTGCTGCTGATCGTTGCCGGGTTCATCGTGGGGTGGAATTTCGGCATCAAGACGATCTTCTGCGTGCTGGTCATCTCCGTGGGGATGAACTTCTGGCAGGATGTGCTTCCCGAGGGCAATTTCCTGGGCATCGACAACCTGCTGGCCATCGTCATGGGCGGTATTCTGGCCGGTGCGGGTATTGCGCTCTGCTTCTCGCAGGGGGGCTCGACGGGCGGTACGGACATCGTGGCGATGATCATCAACAAGTACCGTACGATCAGCTACGGCAAGATCCTTATCTATTCGGATTTCGTCATCATCGCCTCGTCGCTGCTCGTCGGCAAGGGCATCAGCGCCGTGATCTACGGCTACGTGATGACGGCCGTAGTGGGCTATACGGTCGACATGATCATGGCCGGCAGCCGGCAGTCGAGCCAGGTGCTGATCGTCACGCACGACTACGAGAAGATGGCCGACGCCATCGCGCAGAACATCCACCGTGGCGTGACGCTGATCGATTCGCAGGGGTGGTACTCGAAGGAGAAGTCGAAGATCGTGATGGTGGTCTGCCGCAAGAGCGAGACGGCGATGATCCTGAAGTTCGTCAAGACGATCGATCCGGACGCCTTCCTCACCGTGGGTTCGGTGATGGGGGTCTACGGCAAGGGTTTCCAGGCCATCAACAAGGTCTGACGCGATCGAATGCCGCAATATGCCGATATCATCCTGCCGCTGGCGCAACCGGCCTATACGTTTGCTGTGCCCGAGGGGCTGACGCTCCGCGAAGGGCAGGCCGTAGCGGTTCGGTTCGGCGCGCGCAACAAGTTCTGTACGGGGATCGTCTGGCGGCTGCATGAGCGGCGTCCCGATTTCCCGCGTATCAAATCCGTACAACGTATTCTCTACGACGAGCCGCTTCTTTCGGCCCCGCAACGGCGGCTGTGGGAGTGGATCGCCTCGTATTACATGTGCTCGGTGGGCGAGGTGATGCGCTGTGCGCTGCCGTCGCTGATGAAGCCCTCGGGCGATACCGAGGAGGAGTTTTCGGAGGAGGAGTTCCGCCCCCGGATGGAGAGTTACGTCTCGCTGGCGCCGGAACTTGGCGGCGAGGAGGCCTTCCACGAGGTGTGCGAACGCCTCGAACGGCGGGCTCCGCGCCAGTACGAGGCGCTGCTGGAGATCGCCTCGGCGGGCGACGAGACGCGCATCTCGACGGGCGAGGTGGCACGGCGACTGCTGCAGGCCGATTCGACGGTGCTGCATACGCTCGAACGCAAGGGGCTGATCCGGCGCACGGAGCACGAACGTACCGTCGAACGGGGCGGCTCGACCTTCCGCCTGCCGCAGCTGAGTCCCCACCAACAGCAGGCGCTCGATACGCTGCGCGCCCAGTTTGTCGCCGGGCGGAGCACGGCGCTGCTGCAGGGAATCACGGGCTCGGGCAAGACCGAAATCTATATCCACCTGATCGCCGAAGTGCTGGCGCGGGGGGGCGACGTGCTGCTGCTCGTGCCGGAGATTGCGCTGACGGCCCAGCTGATCGAACGCATGGAG is a genomic window containing:
- a CDS encoding cytidine deaminase — protein: MEKQFRFDYEHYAALSELPEADRLLVAEAEEATKRSYAPYSKFRVGAAARLRSGRILHGSNSESEVFPAGLCAERTLLFYAEANHADDPIETLAIASDPSERECYPCGQCRQVLVDVERRQGSPIRVIMSGGGSASVVDEAARLLPFTFIL
- a CDS encoding RluA family pseudouridine synthase → MFHPNDILYEDNHLLVVNKHAGDLVQPDPSGESALEDQIKAFLKERDAKPGAVFLGVVHRIDRPVSGAVLFAKTSKALTRLNEMLRQGRIHKIYWALTEATPVPEQGELHHYILRDGRTNRSRALDAPKGEAKEARLRYETRGRGRNYTLVEVELLTGRHHQIRAQLSKIGCPIRGDLKYGARRSLPGGGISLHSRRVEFEHPVRHELISVVAPVPAGDNLWAAFENL
- the dtd gene encoding D-aminoacyl-tRNA deacylase, with product MRLLIQRVKWASVTIGGRLYSRIGAGLLVFVGVGNDDGEEDLEYLAGKLIRLRIFDDEAGVMNRDVVQTSGEVLVVSQFTLMASTRKGNRPSYIKAAPEAVSRPLYERFAVRVGELLGRPVATGQFGADMQVELLNDGPVTIWIDSKNKE
- a CDS encoding DNA/RNA non-specific endonuclease produces the protein MKKTMLLLSAAWAFGTVFFACGDDKPESSGEWFDTPTVEVEGMMARVSCTTTLGVGIVTAENAGFVCTAESGSSQTERDITVTGTTLTGRLQDLQPDTRYTVRAFATLGSVRIESPAATFRTGTVPAPESQDLTTRTGWAELPAMDPASEELFYAAHYCEGLPGGRNYTVCCDVEGRIGVWSAFPLHKCYQGNQTRTNKWAYDPEVPRLIQPSLTSGSYQPQPGYSKGHLLASEDRTVNYAANVQTFYVTNVAPQWQNSFNSGVWSSLEGDCWNNICADTLYVVSGVWGVHETATVTDKAGNPCRVPSHFFRVLLRSKDGDTGRKVQEMSAEELQCVGFWFENRAYPSGKPSANMVSVAEIERLTGMRFFVNVPNAPKETFDASAWSFR
- a CDS encoding DNA/RNA non-specific endonuclease; protein product: MKRIFTLLMGGLVLFSTACDSDKESGVTGSEWFLTPESTVNGTTVEVRCETKFGAGVLTGANSGFTYAAVTSAGVGSFESTATATASGSTIAATLSNLQPETLYVVYAYADFGGARMQSTGTTFTTGTVTDLPDPDPDSPAFGTPEATNVTASGATLSCGFTFEAPTSEYTLRFEYRPASGGSYVEKPVTAGTGVKSVTLSGLAASTAYEFRLCAEWQGESYVSGTGRFTTAASEGGGDPTGGLTAYSGWAELPIEKGDPNLYYAHHICPDFWVGGHLARNYTVCYSAEHHCPVWVAAPRHACYEVKGTNRTDAYGKDPDIRSDIQYNSDATGGGCNKGHMLGSAERLVTRAVNRQVFYYTNIAPQYSSNFNNGGGAWNKLEDWVDSQVCADTTYVVIGTYFETFTDAYGKSCSPATISYGGRNDVTRPSMFYYLFLRSKNGKTEKSVYDLPASDLKCAAFVLRHNIEKGHTPRKEDMRSVAEIERLTGFTFFANVPNAPKDTYNPSDWGL
- a CDS encoding TIGR01212 family radical SAM protein (This family includes YhcC from E. coli K-12, an uncharacterized radical SAM protein.) — encoded protein: MIYPWGDSRRFNSYAGYFRRRFGGRVQKLSVDAGFTCPNRDGTLGRGGCTFCINGAFTPSYCSPSKSITQQIDEGIEFHRNRYRTAQRYLVYFQSYSNTYAPLERLQELYGEALRHPDVAGLVIGTRPDCIDERTLDYLARVARDRYVAVEYGIESTFDTTLRAVNRGHDFAAARRAVRMTAERGLSVGGHFILGLPGETDAMLLEQTARINALPLTTVKFHQLQVFRGTAMAAEYDAHPERFRFWTLDEYLDLFVEILRRLRPDLVVERFASEAPPRYHYGRNWGLVRNEQLLSMLERRLEERDVWQGEIFTTFVEDKENNPQ
- a CDS encoding YitT family protein, producing MKPRITLELVLRTVKEYFLMFFGMMLYSFGWIGCILPANGVGGGAAGLSLVLCTALENIGFHIQIGTMVFLINAVLLIVAGFIVGWNFGIKTIFCVLVISVGMNFWQDVLPEGNFLGIDNLLAIVMGGILAGAGIALCFSQGGSTGGTDIVAMIINKYRTISYGKILIYSDFVIIASSLLVGKGISAVIYGYVMTAVVGYTVDMIMAGSRQSSQVLIVTHDYEKMADAIAQNIHRGVTLIDSQGWYSKEKSKIVMVVCRKSETAMILKFVKTIDPDAFLTVGSVMGVYGKGFQAINKV